One region of Jatrophihabitans cynanchi genomic DNA includes:
- the rsmA gene encoding 16S rRNA (adenine(1518)-N(6)/adenine(1519)-N(6))-dimethyltransferase RsmA, giving the protein MNSALLGPADIRELAAALGVRPTKTLGQNFLHDANTIRRIVRTAALEPAEPVLEVGPGLGSLTLGLLEAGHPVTAVEIDPVLATALPATVAARLPDAPLAVLTADALRLRDLPGPAPTALVANLPYNVAVPVVLHLLERVPTLRAALVLVQAEVADRLAAPPGSKVYGVPSVKAAWYAAATRAGAVSRTVFWPVPNVDSGLVRLVRRRPPQTTASRAQVFAVIDAAFAQRRKMLRSALAPWAGTAAAAETILRAAGVDPTARGETLDVAAFARVAEFG; this is encoded by the coding sequence GTGAACTCGGCGCTGCTCGGTCCCGCGGACATCCGCGAGCTCGCCGCCGCGCTCGGGGTGCGGCCCACCAAGACGCTGGGGCAGAACTTCCTGCACGACGCGAACACGATCCGCCGCATCGTCCGCACCGCGGCCCTCGAACCGGCCGAGCCGGTGCTGGAGGTCGGCCCGGGGCTCGGGTCGCTGACGCTCGGCCTGCTCGAGGCGGGTCATCCGGTGACGGCGGTCGAGATCGACCCGGTGCTGGCCACCGCGCTGCCGGCGACAGTGGCGGCCCGGCTACCCGATGCGCCGCTGGCGGTGCTGACGGCCGATGCACTGCGGCTGCGCGACCTGCCCGGGCCGGCGCCCACCGCGCTGGTGGCGAACCTGCCGTACAACGTGGCGGTGCCGGTCGTGTTGCACCTGCTGGAGCGCGTACCGACGCTGCGGGCGGCGCTGGTGCTGGTGCAGGCCGAGGTCGCCGACCGGCTGGCCGCGCCACCCGGCTCGAAGGTCTACGGCGTGCCGAGCGTCAAGGCCGCCTGGTACGCCGCCGCGACCCGGGCCGGGGCGGTGTCGCGGACCGTCTTCTGGCCGGTGCCGAACGTGGACTCGGGGCTGGTGCGGCTGGTGCGGCGCCGCCCGCCGCAGACCACGGCGTCGCGGGCGCAGGTGTTCGCCGTGATCGACGCCGCGTTCGCGCAGCGCCGCAAGATGCTGCGCTCGGCGCTGGCGCCCTGGGCCGGCACGGCAGCCGCCGCCGAGACGATCCTGCGTGCGGCCGGCGTCGACCCCACGGCGCGCGGCGAGACCCTCGACGTCGCGGCCTTCGCCCGCGTCGCCGAGTTCGGCTAG
- the rsmI gene encoding 16S rRNA (cytidine(1402)-2'-O)-methyltransferase, which yields MGRDADARGRVILAGAPLGNAADASQRLRDALAAAPVIAAEDTRRLHRLCRDLALTPAGRTVSFFEGNETARVPLLLDALRGGEDVLVVTDAGMPSVSDPGYRLVAAAVAEGIVVTTLPGPSAVTSALAVSGLPVDRFCFEGFLPRKPGERRHLLADLAGERRTLVFFEAPHRLAGSLADLADAFGADRPAAVCRELTKTYEEVIRGPLGELAGWAAGGVRGELTLVVAGAAPPSGDATPQALAAEVAARVEAGQARKDAIAEVARTNGVPKRAVFDAVVAAKD from the coding sequence GTGGGGCGGGACGCGGATGCGCGAGGACGGGTGATCCTGGCCGGCGCGCCCCTCGGCAACGCGGCCGACGCCTCGCAACGGCTGCGGGACGCGCTCGCCGCGGCGCCGGTGATCGCGGCCGAGGACACCCGCCGGCTGCACCGGCTGTGCCGCGACCTGGCGCTCACGCCCGCCGGCCGGACGGTGTCCTTCTTCGAGGGCAACGAAACGGCTCGGGTACCGCTGCTGCTGGACGCGCTGCGCGGCGGCGAGGACGTGCTGGTGGTGACCGACGCAGGGATGCCCTCGGTATCCGATCCCGGCTACCGACTGGTCGCGGCCGCCGTCGCCGAGGGCATCGTGGTCACCACGCTGCCCGGCCCGTCCGCGGTGACGAGCGCGCTCGCGGTGTCCGGCCTGCCGGTCGACCGGTTCTGCTTCGAGGGGTTCCTGCCGCGCAAGCCGGGCGAGCGGCGCCACCTGCTCGCCGACCTGGCCGGCGAGCGCCGCACCCTGGTCTTCTTCGAGGCGCCGCACCGGCTGGCCGGGTCGCTAGCCGACCTGGCCGACGCCTTCGGTGCCGACCGGCCCGCGGCCGTGTGCCGGGAGCTGACCAAGACGTACGAAGAGGTGATCCGCGGCCCGCTGGGTGAGCTGGCCGGCTGGGCGGCCGGCGGCGTCCGGGGCGAGCTCACCCTCGTCGTAGCCGGAGCCGCGCCGCCGAGCGGGGACGCGACACCGCAGGCGCTCGCCGCCGAGGTCGCCGCGCGCGTGGAAGCCGGCCAGGCACGCAAGGACGCCATCGCCGAGGTCGCGCGCACCAACGGCGTCCCCAAGCGGGCCGTGTTCGACGCAGTGGTCGCCGCCAAAGACTGA
- a CDS encoding AMP-binding protein — translation MYYPLTVRDFLDRAEHVYPDRIAVVDEPDQPAPSLGELTYRELAANARAQAARLDQLGIATGARVAVISQNSARLLTSFFGVSGWGRVLVPINFRLAQPEIDYIVGHSGAEVVFADPSLKDVLDKIDAPHRFVLGEDDALYLRETEPRPWAEPDEGATATINYTSGTTARPKGVQLTHRNLWLNATVFGLHTTISDRDVYLHTLPMFHANGWGMPYGITGVGGKHVVLRQVDGTEILRRVQRYGVTLMCAAPAVVNAALDAAASWDGEIPGRDRVRIVCAGAPPPSRTIERVMTELGWEFCQIYGLTETSPIVTVNRMRAEWESLPTSEQARKLMRAGAPALGVRVEIDVDSEVITASNHNLDGYWQQPEETAKAQAGDWFHTGDGGYLDDEGYLVISDRKKDVIITGGENVSSIEVEDALTSHPAVREVAVIGIPDDKWGELVTGLVVSSEPVTAEELIAHCRERLAGYKCPKRIEFVQTLPRTATGKLQKFKLREPYWAGHDRQVN, via the coding sequence GTGTACTACCCGTTGACCGTCCGCGACTTCCTCGATCGGGCCGAGCATGTGTACCCGGACCGGATCGCGGTGGTCGACGAGCCCGATCAGCCGGCCCCGAGCCTGGGCGAGCTGACCTACCGCGAACTGGCGGCCAACGCACGGGCGCAGGCTGCCCGGCTGGACCAACTCGGGATCGCCACGGGGGCGCGAGTGGCGGTGATCTCGCAGAACTCGGCCCGCCTGCTCACCTCGTTCTTCGGCGTCTCCGGATGGGGACGCGTGCTGGTGCCGATCAACTTCCGGCTGGCGCAGCCGGAGATCGACTACATCGTCGGCCACAGCGGCGCCGAGGTGGTGTTCGCCGATCCGTCGCTGAAGGACGTTCTCGACAAGATCGACGCGCCGCACCGGTTCGTGCTGGGCGAGGACGACGCGCTGTACCTGCGTGAGACCGAGCCACGCCCGTGGGCTGAGCCGGACGAGGGCGCGACCGCAACGATCAACTACACATCGGGCACCACGGCACGTCCCAAGGGTGTGCAGCTCACGCATCGCAACCTGTGGTTGAACGCGACCGTGTTCGGCCTGCACACCACCATCAGCGACCGCGACGTCTACCTGCACACGCTGCCGATGTTCCACGCGAACGGGTGGGGCATGCCGTACGGGATCACCGGCGTGGGCGGCAAACACGTCGTGCTGCGGCAGGTCGACGGCACCGAGATCCTGCGCCGCGTGCAGCGGTACGGCGTCACGCTGATGTGCGCGGCCCCGGCGGTCGTGAACGCCGCGCTGGACGCGGCGGCGTCGTGGGACGGCGAGATCCCCGGCCGCGATCGGGTGCGCATCGTGTGTGCCGGAGCGCCTCCCCCGTCCCGCACGATCGAGCGGGTGATGACCGAGTTGGGCTGGGAGTTCTGCCAGATCTACGGCCTGACCGAGACGTCGCCGATCGTCACGGTCAACCGGATGCGCGCCGAGTGGGAGTCGCTGCCGACGAGCGAGCAGGCCCGCAAGCTGATGCGCGCCGGCGCGCCGGCTCTCGGCGTTCGCGTCGAGATCGACGTCGATTCCGAGGTGATCACTGCCTCGAACCACAACCTGGACGGGTACTGGCAACAGCCGGAGGAGACCGCGAAGGCGCAGGCGGGCGACTGGTTCCACACCGGCGACGGTGGCTACCTGGACGACGAGGGCTACCTGGTGATCTCGGACCGGAAGAAGGACGTGATCATCACCGGTGGCGAGAACGTGTCCTCGATCGAGGTCGAGGACGCGCTCACCTCCCACCCGGCGGTGCGCGAGGTCGCGGTGATCGGAATCCCGGACGACAAGTGGGGCGAACTGGTGACCGGGCTCGTGGTCAGCTCCGAGCCCGTGACGGCGGAGGAACTGATCGCGCACTGCCGTGAGCGCCTGGCCGGCTACAAGTGCCCGAAGCGGATCGAGTTCGTGCAGACGTTGCCGCGGACTGCGACGGGGAAGCTGCAAAAGTTCAAGCTGCGCGAGCCTTACTGGGCCGGACACGACCGCCAGGTCAACTGA
- a CDS encoding TatD family hydrolase, with amino-acid sequence MLTAEPLTAPVFDAHTHLDAIARRAGVEPSDALVAEVMGEARTAGVVRAITVGDTVASSRWCVEAARAHPDVYAAVAVHPTEVSGLTDEHYAELERLAEDPRVVAVGETGLDYYWDRTTPAEQQEHFRRHIALAKRVGKALMIHDRDAHADVLRILREEGAPDQVVFHAFSGDAAMARECVAAGYVLSFPGVITFKNAPALRAAAAVVPLEQVLVETDAPFLTPHPHRGRPNAPRLLPLTVRALAAAGGHEEQVLCAALTATGARVFGLPPE; translated from the coding sequence TTGCTGACGGCTGAACCGCTGACCGCGCCCGTCTTCGACGCGCACACGCACCTGGACGCGATCGCGCGGCGCGCGGGCGTGGAGCCGAGCGACGCCTTAGTGGCCGAGGTCATGGGCGAGGCGCGCACGGCCGGAGTGGTCCGGGCGATCACGGTCGGTGACACGGTGGCCTCGTCCCGCTGGTGCGTCGAGGCAGCGCGCGCCCACCCGGACGTGTACGCGGCGGTGGCGGTCCACCCGACCGAGGTCAGCGGCCTCACCGACGAGCACTACGCGGAGCTGGAACGGCTGGCCGAGGATCCGCGCGTGGTCGCCGTGGGCGAGACCGGCCTGGACTACTACTGGGACCGCACCACGCCGGCCGAGCAGCAGGAGCATTTCCGCCGCCACATCGCGCTGGCCAAGCGGGTCGGCAAGGCGCTGATGATCCACGACCGGGACGCGCACGCCGACGTGCTGCGCATCCTGCGCGAGGAAGGCGCCCCCGATCAGGTGGTGTTCCACGCCTTCTCCGGCGACGCCGCGATGGCGCGCGAGTGCGTCGCGGCGGGTTACGTGCTGTCGTTCCCGGGCGTGATCACGTTCAAGAACGCCCCGGCACTGCGTGCGGCCGCGGCCGTCGTCCCGCTCGAGCAGGTGCTGGTCGAGACGGACGCGCCGTTCCTCACGCCGCATCCGCACCGGGGCCGGCCGAACGCACCGCGGCTGCTGCCGTTGACGGTTCGCGCCCTGGCGGCGGCCGGCGGGCACGAGGAGCAGGTGCTCTGCGCGGCGCTCACCGCGACCGGCGCACGCGTCTTCGGCCTGCCGCCCGAGTAG
- a CDS encoding resuscitation-promoting factor encodes MRRSVKYGLYGAVLAGLVGGTAAYASGPDGRDVALVVDGQTKNIHTTASDVSSVLKDAGYQVGVHDIVAPAVDSKIHNGSTIVYKRGRLLRLNVDGQRKDVWTTAPTVAQALSELGYPSSDFVSVSRSSRLPLQPTDLELRAPKQVTLVHDRHTSTVISTGLTVAQVLQAAGVHVDANDRVRPAAATALRNGMKIIVQRVTVKRIVKHESLDYPVTRIKDSAMYQGKTNVTTAGVEGSANVTYEVTYVDGKRISSKRLGSTTVTSPKKQVERVGTKARPEPPASSGGGLNWDGVANCESGGNWHINTGNGFYGGLQFDYGTWLSNGGGQYASRADLASKSEQIAIATKVYNARGSSPWPVCGQYL; translated from the coding sequence ATGCGTCGCAGCGTCAAGTACGGCCTCTACGGTGCCGTACTCGCCGGACTGGTGGGCGGCACCGCCGCCTACGCCTCCGGCCCTGACGGACGGGACGTCGCCCTTGTGGTCGACGGCCAGACAAAGAACATCCACACCACGGCCAGCGACGTCAGCAGTGTGCTGAAGGACGCGGGCTACCAGGTCGGCGTCCACGACATCGTCGCGCCGGCCGTCGATAGCAAGATCCACAACGGCAGCACGATCGTCTACAAGCGCGGCCGGCTGCTGCGCCTGAACGTCGACGGGCAGCGCAAGGACGTCTGGACGACCGCGCCCACCGTGGCGCAGGCGCTGTCCGAACTGGGGTACCCGAGCTCGGACTTCGTCTCGGTCTCGCGTTCGAGCCGGCTGCCGCTGCAGCCCACGGACCTGGAACTGCGGGCGCCCAAGCAGGTGACCCTGGTGCATGATCGGCACACCTCGACGGTGATCTCCACCGGCCTGACCGTCGCCCAGGTGCTGCAGGCCGCCGGCGTGCACGTCGACGCGAACGACCGGGTGCGCCCGGCCGCCGCCACCGCGCTGCGCAACGGCATGAAGATCATCGTGCAGCGGGTCACCGTCAAGCGGATCGTCAAGCACGAATCGCTCGACTACCCGGTGACGCGCATCAAGGACTCCGCGATGTACCAGGGCAAGACGAACGTCACGACGGCGGGCGTGGAGGGCTCGGCGAACGTGACCTACGAGGTGACCTACGTCGACGGCAAGCGGATCAGCTCCAAGCGGCTGGGCAGCACCACGGTGACCAGCCCGAAGAAGCAGGTCGAGCGGGTCGGCACCAAGGCGCGTCCGGAGCCCCCGGCGTCCTCGGGCGGCGGGCTGAACTGGGACGGCGTCGCCAACTGCGAGTCCGGCGGCAACTGGCACATCAACACCGGCAACGGGTTCTACGGCGGCCTGCAGTTCGACTACGGCACCTGGCTGTCCAACGGCGGCGGCCAGTACGCCAGCCGGGCCGACCTGGCCAGCAAGTCCGAGCAGATCGCGATCGCGACCAAGGTGTACAACGCCCGGGGCTCGAGCCCCTGGCCGGTCTGCGGTCAGTACCTGTAG
- a CDS encoding dolichyl-phosphate-mannose--protein mannosyltransferase: protein MTSTPSAVLDAPPPDADRDSANRPEVPRPIPAALVPWRDPHPWWGWLCTLLVAVLAGFTRFWALGFPSGKIFDEVYYATEAQELLRYGYEDDRGYMFIVHPPLGKWLIGLTSHIWGNDSLGWRVAPAIAGVVAVVLIIRIVQRMLRSTLFGVIAGLLLTMEGLSLVLSRTAILDIFLQTFVLAGFGALVIDRDRMRARLGRLYAAGADLSGGCPSLGPRPWRLLAGVMLGAACAIKWSALSFFVAFVLLSLVWDRAALRAAGVRRPTLGMLWRSAVPGLGSLIATPIGVYLLTYLGWFTGENGWGRHWADTHGPSTHLHLLGIRVPFSWAWVPDPIRSLGAYTLDAYRFHEGLTSGHTYQSSPWSWLVIGRPVDFYYDGGSKACGASSCSREILLIGTPLLWWAFLPMLLWLAWHWVTTRDWRAGAVWVAFLAGWAVWFQDLKRTMFLFYMAPLVPFLIIGLSLALGVMLGPAVRQTGDESRLAAALRRRRWGVIGVSVYLGLVVADFAWMWPIFTGGLLTYDQWHAHMWLPSWV, encoded by the coding sequence GTGACGTCGACGCCCTCGGCCGTGCTGGACGCACCGCCGCCCGACGCCGACCGGGACAGTGCCAACCGGCCCGAGGTGCCGCGGCCGATCCCCGCAGCACTGGTCCCGTGGCGCGACCCGCATCCGTGGTGGGGATGGCTGTGCACGCTGCTGGTTGCGGTGCTGGCCGGCTTCACCCGGTTCTGGGCGCTCGGCTTCCCGTCGGGCAAGATCTTCGACGAGGTCTACTACGCGACCGAGGCGCAGGAGCTGCTGCGGTACGGCTACGAGGACGACCGCGGCTACATGTTCATCGTCCATCCGCCGCTCGGCAAGTGGCTGATCGGCCTGACCTCGCACATCTGGGGCAACGACTCGCTGGGCTGGCGGGTGGCTCCGGCGATCGCCGGGGTGGTCGCGGTGGTGCTGATCATCCGCATCGTGCAGCGGATGCTGCGGTCCACCCTGTTCGGAGTCATCGCCGGGCTGTTGCTGACGATGGAGGGTCTGTCGCTGGTGCTCTCGCGCACGGCGATCCTGGACATCTTCTTGCAGACGTTCGTCCTCGCCGGCTTCGGCGCCCTGGTGATCGACCGGGACCGGATGCGCGCCCGGCTGGGCCGGCTGTACGCGGCGGGCGCCGACCTGTCCGGCGGCTGCCCGTCACTCGGCCCGCGTCCTTGGCGGCTGCTCGCCGGGGTGATGCTCGGCGCGGCCTGCGCGATCAAGTGGAGTGCGCTGTCGTTCTTCGTGGCGTTCGTCCTGCTCAGCCTGGTCTGGGACCGCGCGGCGCTGCGCGCGGCCGGCGTCAGGCGTCCGACCCTCGGCATGCTGTGGCGCTCGGCGGTGCCCGGGCTGGGCTCGCTGATCGCCACCCCGATCGGTGTGTACCTGCTCACCTACCTGGGCTGGTTCACCGGCGAGAACGGCTGGGGACGGCACTGGGCCGACACGCACGGACCGTCCACGCACCTGCACCTGCTCGGGATCCGCGTCCCGTTCAGCTGGGCCTGGGTGCCCGACCCGATCCGCTCGCTCGGCGCCTACACGCTGGACGCCTACCGGTTCCACGAGGGGCTGACCAGCGGGCACACCTACCAGTCCAGCCCGTGGAGCTGGCTGGTGATCGGGCGCCCGGTGGACTTCTACTACGACGGCGGCTCCAAGGCCTGCGGGGCGAGCAGTTGTTCGCGGGAGATCCTGCTGATCGGCACGCCGTTGTTGTGGTGGGCGTTCCTGCCGATGCTGCTCTGGCTCGCCTGGCACTGGGTGACGACGCGGGACTGGCGGGCGGGCGCGGTGTGGGTCGCGTTCCTGGCCGGCTGGGCCGTCTGGTTCCAGGACCTGAAGCGGACGATGTTCCTGTTCTACATGGCCCCGCTCGTCCCGTTCCTCATCATCGGGCTGAGCCTCGCGCTCGGCGTCATGCTCGGCCCGGCCGTGCGGCAGACCGGTGACGAGTCCCGCCTGGCGGCGGCGCTGCGCCGCAGGCGCTGGGGGGTCATCGGGGTGTCGGTGTACCTCGGCCTGGTGGTCGCGGACTTCGCCTGGATGTGGCCGATCTTCACCGGCGGGCTGCTCACCTACGACCAGTGGCACGCACACATGTGGTTACCGTCCTGGGTCTGA
- a CDS encoding HNH endonuclease signature motif containing protein encodes MHARILATATIELPDAVVAKVQAQVLKRAPGQTPGEFRAAVRRAIARHDAKTQNEKHRQAAGQRHVRKEHVEDGMGWLTLFAPADGIETVWTAVTTWGTRTSREDQRTADQRRADALVEICTAALAMPGLPAQHGLRPTVNVTLAASTLTGADDQPGYLNGEPVPADIARRVATQPGAKRFYWPVDQTGRLLDTACPHASAASTVPAGPVIDSSLTTDQYQPTVTIARHVITRDQHCIMPGCRRRAHTCELDHRLPWPDGATSAANLEPLCKRHHDLKHHAGWTLTRTPDGTYHWTSATRHHYQYRPPELPVPVPEPPKQTGPDPNDEPPPY; translated from the coding sequence GATGCGGTGGTCGCGAAAGTCCAGGCACAAGTCCTGAAGCGGGCGCCCGGTCAGACACCCGGTGAGTTCCGCGCCGCCGTCCGCCGCGCCATCGCCAGGCACGACGCCAAGACCCAGAACGAGAAACACCGCCAGGCGGCTGGCCAACGCCACGTGCGTAAGGAACACGTGGAAGACGGCATGGGCTGGTTGACCCTGTTCGCCCCCGCCGACGGCATCGAAACCGTCTGGACCGCCGTCACCACGTGGGGCACGAGAACCAGCCGCGAAGACCAGCGCACCGCCGACCAACGCCGCGCCGACGCACTCGTGGAGATCTGCACGGCCGCCCTGGCCATGCCCGGACTACCCGCCCAGCACGGACTCAGGCCGACGGTGAACGTCACCCTCGCCGCCAGCACCCTCACCGGTGCCGACGACCAACCCGGCTACCTGAACGGCGAACCCGTCCCCGCCGACATCGCCCGGCGCGTCGCCACCCAACCCGGCGCCAAGCGGTTCTACTGGCCCGTCGATCAGACCGGGCGGCTCCTCGACACGGCCTGCCCGCACGCGTCCGCAGCATCCACAGTGCCGGCCGGGCCGGTGATCGACAGCAGCCTGACCACCGACCAGTACCAGCCCACCGTCACGATCGCCCGACACGTCATCACCCGCGACCAACACTGCATCATGCCCGGCTGCCGACGCCGCGCCCACACCTGCGAACTCGATCACCGGCTCCCATGGCCCGACGGTGCGACCAGCGCCGCGAACCTCGAACCGTTATGCAAACGGCACCATGACCTGAAGCATCACGCCGGCTGGACCCTCACCCGAACCCCCGACGGCACCTACCACTGGACCAGCGCCACCAGACACCACTACCAGTACCGGCCACCCGAACTCCCCGTCCCTGTCCCCGAACCACCGAAACAGACCGGACCCGACCCCAACGACGAACCACCGCCCTACTGA
- a CDS encoding aggregation-promoting factor C-terminal-like domain-containing protein: MKYGLYGAVLAGLVGGTVAWTNVDKTVQLVVDGQRTSVHTTASSVRDVLSAAGYRPGPHDILAPSADATVHDGSTVVFKRGRLLRLNVDGSVRDVWTTAPTVADALNQLGYSTQDFTSVSRSRRLPLGPTDIAVRTPKLITVVHDGRTEQVSTTDATVGELLGQLSVPVGADDLVVPATSAALTENARIVVKRVVRRTVTQSQPLPFATESTKDPNRTAGDTTVVVPGRDGLARITYAVVFVDGKLAGRTKIKAVVVRPPTTKVVKVGTKAPPRAPHVAAVSPGSAQAIAQKLVKARGWSSTQFDCLVTLWNHESGWRVHAGNPSSGAYGIPQALPGSKMGPGWQDDATVQITWGLGYIANRYGTPCGAWSVWQGQGWY, translated from the coding sequence GTGAAGTACGGCCTCTACGGCGCCGTACTGGCCGGACTGGTCGGCGGCACCGTCGCCTGGACCAACGTCGACAAGACCGTCCAGCTCGTCGTCGACGGACAGCGCACCAGCGTGCACACCACCGCCAGCAGCGTGCGGGACGTCCTGAGCGCGGCCGGCTACCGCCCGGGGCCGCACGACATCCTGGCCCCCTCGGCCGACGCGACGGTGCACGACGGCAGCACCGTAGTGTTCAAGCGCGGGCGGCTGCTGCGCCTGAACGTCGACGGCAGCGTGCGCGACGTCTGGACGACCGCACCCACCGTCGCCGATGCGCTCAACCAGCTGGGCTACTCGACCCAGGACTTCACCTCGGTGTCCCGCTCGCGCCGGCTGCCGCTCGGCCCCACGGACATCGCGGTGCGCACCCCGAAGCTGATCACGGTCGTCCACGACGGGCGCACCGAGCAGGTGAGCACGACCGACGCCACCGTCGGGGAGCTGCTCGGCCAGCTGAGCGTGCCGGTCGGCGCCGACGACCTCGTCGTACCGGCGACCTCCGCCGCGCTCACCGAGAACGCCCGGATCGTCGTCAAACGCGTCGTCAGGCGCACCGTCACCCAGAGCCAGCCCCTGCCCTTCGCGACCGAGTCGACCAAGGACCCGAACCGGACCGCCGGCGACACGACGGTGGTAGTGCCGGGCAGGGACGGCCTCGCGCGGATCACCTACGCGGTGGTCTTCGTCGACGGCAAGCTGGCCGGGCGCACCAAGATCAAGGCCGTCGTCGTCCGGCCGCCCACGACCAAGGTCGTCAAGGTCGGCACCAAGGCGCCGCCGCGCGCACCGCACGTCGCCGCCGTCTCGCCCGGGTCGGCCCAGGCGATCGCCCAGAAGCTGGTCAAGGCCCGCGGCTGGAGCAGCACCCAGTTCGACTGCCTCGTCACGCTGTGGAACCACGAGAGCGGCTGGCGGGTGCACGCCGGCAACCCCTCCAGCGGCGCGTACGGCATCCCGCAGGCACTGCCCGGCTCGAAGATGGGGCCCGGCTGGCAGGACGACGCCACCGTCCAGATCACCTGGGGGCTGGGCTACATCGCGAACCGCTACGGCACCCCGTGCGGCGCCTGGTCGGTGTGGCAGGGCCAGGGCTGGTACTGA
- the metG gene encoding methionine--tRNA ligase — protein MSERILTAVAWPYANGPRHIGHVAGFGVPSDVFARYQRMAGNQVLMVSGTDEHGTPIQVQADKEGVSARELADRNALVIAKDLQNLGLSYDLFTRTTTKNHYAIAQEIFLGLLKNGYVFAQKQLGAISPSTGRTLPDRYIEGTCPICGYPSARGDQCDNCGNQLDPIDLINPRSRINGETPKFVETEQMMLDLPAFADVLAAWLKKQNHWRPNVQKFALNLLDDLKPRSYTRDLEWGIPVPLDGWRDRPDKSIYVWFDAVVGYLSASIEWAARAGDPDAWRAWWQDENARHYYFMGKDNIVFHAEIWPAMLMGYSGIGSKGGTPGSLGALQLPYEVVSSEFLTMEGRKFSSSRNVVIYVGDLLSRYDADALRYYLAVAGPENQDTDFTWSEFVRRNNEELVATWGNLVNRTVSMTAKNLGAIPAAGALTDADHALLAASREAFGTVGDLLARSRQKAAIGAAMDVVGAANKYLSDMEPWKLKNSDPDRMASVLHVALQVVSDAKTLLTPFLPASSAKVHTLLGGEGDWARMPDLVEVDEQTAAGSPGYSVLTGDYDTGARWESTPVPVGHPMAPPTPIFTKLDPSVVDEELARLADG, from the coding sequence GTGAGTGAGCGCATCCTGACCGCTGTAGCCTGGCCGTACGCCAACGGCCCGCGGCACATTGGCCACGTCGCCGGCTTCGGCGTCCCGTCGGACGTCTTCGCCCGGTACCAGCGGATGGCGGGCAACCAGGTGCTCATGGTCAGCGGCACCGACGAGCACGGCACCCCGATCCAGGTGCAGGCCGACAAGGAGGGTGTCAGCGCGCGCGAGCTCGCCGACCGCAACGCGCTGGTGATCGCGAAGGATCTGCAGAACCTGGGCCTCTCGTACGACCTGTTCACCCGGACGACGACCAAGAACCACTATGCGATCGCCCAGGAGATCTTCCTCGGCCTGCTGAAGAACGGGTACGTGTTCGCGCAGAAGCAGCTCGGCGCGATCAGCCCGTCGACCGGCCGCACCCTGCCGGACCGCTATATAGAAGGTACGTGCCCGATCTGCGGGTACCCGTCCGCGCGTGGCGACCAGTGCGACAACTGCGGCAACCAGCTGGACCCGATCGACCTGATCAACCCGCGCAGCCGGATCAACGGCGAGACGCCCAAGTTCGTCGAGACCGAGCAGATGATGCTCGACCTGCCGGCCTTCGCCGACGTCCTCGCCGCGTGGCTGAAGAAGCAGAACCACTGGCGGCCGAACGTGCAGAAGTTCGCGCTCAACCTGCTCGACGACCTCAAGCCGCGCTCCTACACACGCGACCTGGAGTGGGGCATCCCGGTGCCGCTCGACGGCTGGCGCGACCGCCCGGACAAGTCGATCTACGTCTGGTTCGACGCCGTGGTCGGGTACCTCTCCGCGTCCATCGAATGGGCGGCGCGCGCCGGCGACCCGGACGCCTGGCGCGCGTGGTGGCAGGACGAGAACGCCCGGCACTACTACTTCATGGGCAAGGACAACATCGTCTTCCACGCCGAGATCTGGCCGGCGATGCTGATGGGCTACTCGGGCATCGGCAGCAAGGGCGGCACCCCCGGCTCGCTCGGCGCGCTGCAACTGCCGTACGAGGTCGTCTCGAGCGAGTTCCTGACCATGGAGGGGCGCAAGTTCTCCTCCTCGCGCAACGTCGTCATCTACGTCGGCGACCTGCTGAGCCGCTACGACGCCGACGCGCTGCGCTACTACCTCGCGGTCGCCGGGCCGGAGAACCAGGACACCGACTTCACCTGGTCGGAGTTCGTGCGCCGCAACAACGAGGAGCTGGTGGCGACCTGGGGCAACCTGGTCAACCGCACCGTGTCCATGACGGCCAAGAACCTGGGCGCCATTCCGGCCGCAGGAGCGCTGACCGACGCCGACCACGCGCTGCTGGCCGCATCCCGCGAGGCGTTCGGGACGGTCGGCGACCTGCTGGCCCGGTCGCGGCAGAAGGCGGCGATCGGCGCCGCGATGGACGTGGTGGGCGCCGCGAACAAGTATCTGTCCGACATGGAGCCGTGGAAGCTGAAGAACAGCGACCCGGACCGGATGGCGTCGGTGCTGCACGTGGCGTTGCAGGTGGTGTCCGACGCGAAGACGCTGCTCACCCCGTTCCTGCCCGCGTCGTCGGCGAAGGTGCACACGCTGCTCGGCGGCGAGGGGGACTGGGCCCGGATGCCCGACCTGGTCGAGGTCGACGAGCAGACCGCGGCCGGCTCGCCGGGCTACTCGGTGCTCACCGGCGACTACGACACCGGGGCGCGCTGGGAGTCGACGCCGGTCCCGGTGGGACATCCGATGGCGCCGCCGACCCCGATCTTCACCAAGCTCGACCCGTCGGTCGTGGACGAGGAACTCGCCCGCCTTGCTGACGGCTGA